In Pseudomonadota bacterium, the sequence TACCGAGCTGACATTTGGGCGCAGTTGGAACACGACTCATCCCTCAGTCCGTCGGAGCTGGCCCGCATCAGCGCGTCTACCTATGAGACCGCACGGAGCGTGGCTATCGACTATCGCCTCGTCTCGTCGGTGGCGTGATCATCGGAGCCACGGCCGCGCTCATTCCTCTACATTCAGAGATGTTGCCAGGCTTCAGACGATGCTGTGATGGCTACGTTTCTGACGGCTCGGACCGCGGTGGCAGGAACAGGCGACCGATCGCGAGCTCGATGTCGGTAAAGGGCTCGATACGTGCGTTGGCGTCCTCGTCGTAGTTCCCAAGCAGGATCCAGCGTCCGGCGGTCAATGCGAACGCTTCCAGGGTGCGGGCCTCCACGTCGACGATCCAGTAGTGACCGACGCCGTGATGCGCGTAGAGATCCCGCTTGGTCACACGGTCTTGCGCTGCGGTGGTAGGCGAAAGTACTTCACAGATCCAGTCCGGCACCACGTCGATCGGCCGCTGGTCGGCGGGGTTGGCCAGCCGCTCTCTGCGCCAACCACTGAGATCAGGCCGCACCACATCGTGCGGACTAAAG encodes:
- a CDS encoding Uma2 family endonuclease codes for the protein MTAPAPLPRHSKAQRALGGFVGGPFDDDDGLGGPGGWWIFIEVDVRFSPHDVVRPDLSGWRRERLANPADQRPIDVVPDWICEVLSPTTAAQDRVTKRDLYAHHGVGHYWIVDVEARTLEAFALTAGRWILLGNYDEDANARIEPFTDIELAIGRLFLPPRSEPSET